The following are encoded together in the Cohaesibacter gelatinilyticus genome:
- a CDS encoding response regulator, protein MALDLSMPVLVVDDYKTMIRIIKNLLKQLGFEDVDDAADGTEALAKMQDRRYGLVISDWNMEPMTGYELLKQVRSSESLSKTPFIMVTAESKTENVIAAKKAGVNNYIVKPFNAATLKTKIDAVFDS, encoded by the coding sequence ATGGCCCTCGATCTTTCTATGCCGGTACTGGTAGTGGATGACTACAAAACCATGATCCGGATTATCAAGAACCTGCTCAAGCAGTTGGGTTTTGAAGATGTTGATGATGCTGCAGATGGCACCGAAGCCTTGGCCAAGATGCAGGATCGTCGCTACGGTTTGGTTATTTCCGATTGGAATATGGAACCAATGACTGGTTATGAACTGCTCAAGCAGGTTCGTTCAAGTGAAAGTCTGTCCAAGACACCATTCATTATGGTGACCGCAGAATCCAAAACCGAGAACGTGATTGCAGCGAAAAAGGCTGGTGTGAACAATTACATCGTGAAGCCGTTCAACGCAGCAACCCTGAAAACCAAGATTGATGCCGTCTTTGACAGCTAG
- a CDS encoding NUDIX hydrolase produces MPRSRDYPTRPFLGVSAVVQSDAGILLIERGKPPLMGSWSLPGGLVETGEQLEQAIIREMREETGIQFTPHHIADLVEIIRTDKDGKTERHYVIAVFYGTSDVVDLIAGDDASTAEWVPIENLADYPLTEGTLDVVKKILNTVERSFP; encoded by the coding sequence ATGCCCAGATCCCGAGATTATCCCACTCGCCCATTTTTAGGGGTAAGCGCTGTTGTTCAATCCGATGCAGGTATCCTGTTGATTGAACGGGGCAAACCACCTTTGATGGGAAGTTGGAGTCTTCCGGGCGGTTTGGTAGAAACCGGTGAACAACTGGAACAAGCGATCATACGCGAAATGCGGGAAGAAACCGGGATACAATTCACTCCGCATCACATAGCCGATCTCGTCGAAATTATTCGTACTGATAAAGATGGCAAAACCGAACGTCACTATGTCATTGCTGTCTTTTATGGAACCAGCGATGTGGTAGATCTGATTGCTGGTGATGATGCTTCGACAGCTGAATGGGTGCCCATCGAAAATCTTGCAGATTATCCGCTGACCGAAGGCACGTTGGATGTGGTCAAGAAGATATTGAACACAGTTGAACGATCTTTTCCCTGA
- a CDS encoding SOS response-associated peptidase produces MCGRFVVALDREDLLAFFGVNGELPGLHDMPPRYNIAPTQPILTILGNDTRRQAALMRWSFMPDWVKDPSSFSLINNARAETAATKPSFRNALRYRRCLIPASGFYEWNRKAEAKQPYYMTTTTGEPIAIAGIWETWMGPNGEEQDGVAVLTIASNQTMSQVHHRMPVMLEQVDFSRWLDTSSGRADEITPLLKAQREDYLSITPVAKDVNKVTNDHSKLLDRAEIDKDASTNDCQQETASKQLKLF; encoded by the coding sequence ATGTGTGGTCGTTTTGTCGTGGCACTTGATCGGGAAGATCTGCTCGCCTTTTTCGGTGTGAATGGAGAGCTTCCTGGCCTGCATGATATGCCCCCTCGGTATAATATTGCCCCCACTCAACCGATTCTGACAATTCTGGGAAACGATACACGGCGACAGGCTGCTCTGATGCGTTGGTCTTTCATGCCCGATTGGGTAAAAGATCCATCCAGTTTTTCTCTGATTAATAATGCCAGAGCGGAAACCGCTGCCACGAAACCCTCCTTCCGGAATGCTTTGCGTTACCGCCGCTGTCTTATACCGGCCAGTGGTTTCTATGAGTGGAATAGAAAGGCAGAGGCCAAGCAGCCTTATTATATGACCACCACCACTGGTGAACCCATAGCAATAGCAGGAATCTGGGAAACCTGGATGGGACCAAATGGGGAGGAGCAAGACGGTGTTGCTGTTCTCACGATCGCTTCCAATCAAACAATGAGCCAGGTGCATCATCGGATGCCAGTCATGCTCGAGCAGGTTGATTTTTCTCGTTGGTTGGACACGAGTTCTGGCCGAGCCGATGAGATCACGCCTTTGCTAAAAGCACAAAGGGAAGATTATCTCTCGATCACTCCAGTTGCCAAGGATGTGAACAAAGTGACCAATGACCATTCAAAGTTGCTTGATAGAGCGGAGATTGACAAGGATGCCAGTACCAATGATTGCCAGCAAGAAACAGCATCAAAGCAATTGAAGCTGTTTTGA
- the lspA gene encoding signal peptidase II: MSVRLTGFIIAMVAFVSDQAFKFWMLFGFDIQSHMQTFGPVRIAPFFDLVLVWNRGISYGLFQQNSDLGRYILVAIAILASLFISVWIWRNHDRLISIGLGLILGGALANGLDRLYYGAVVDLFHFYWGEFSWYVFNLADVWIVAGAAILIYDSFLGSGRNGAAKL, encoded by the coding sequence GTGTCTGTGCGATTGACCGGCTTTATCATTGCAATGGTTGCCTTTGTCAGTGATCAAGCCTTTAAATTCTGGATGCTTTTCGGCTTTGACATTCAATCGCATATGCAGACATTCGGCCCAGTGCGTATCGCTCCTTTTTTCGATCTTGTTCTGGTTTGGAATCGCGGCATTTCCTATGGACTTTTTCAGCAAAACAGTGATTTGGGCCGTTATATTCTTGTCGCCATCGCCATCCTTGCCTCACTTTTCATCAGTGTTTGGATCTGGCGCAATCATGACCGTCTGATTTCAATCGGATTGGGATTGATTCTCGGTGGCGCCCTCGCAAACGGTCTTGACCGTCTTTACTACGGAGCCGTAGTGGATCTGTTTCACTTCTACTGGGGAGAATTTTCCTGGTATGTGTTCAATCTTGCAGATGTATGGATCGTTGCAGGGGCGGCCATACTGATATATGACTCTTTTTTGGGATCTGGTCGCAATGGTGCCGCAAAGCTGTGA
- a CDS encoding MATE family efflux transporter, whose amino-acid sequence MHKSENQRPDGVDGGTDIANGDAAIGRSQDTLSWGQEFKATFMLALPLVLTQLAQMAYFTTDVIMMGWLGKDALAAGSLATALLHPIQLFGIGALTAVAPMAAQAIGAKDYTSVRRTARQGLWLTIILGALLIFLLFQSEWIFAQVGQEKEIYLQSSSYLYYASWSLFPALGIVALRGMVNAHSEAAIILWITITGIFINALGNYALMFGNFGFPKLELVGAGISTSFVNLVGFTLLISYVAVSKTYSSYNLFTNFWRPDWPRFMELLRVGVPIGLMITTEVGMFSAATALMGWLGQDALAAHAVALQCAAIAFMVPLGLSQATTIRVGLAQGSHNPLGVKRAGWISIVAGTGFMLFTGALFIVMPETLIGFYIDKSNPANTIPFALAVSYLAVAALFQLVDGAQAMSAAALRGLGDTKVPMIVGIIGYWGCGMATSYYLGFVLDWQGVGIWVGLAVGLAFVAVVLTSRFALRERYGLLRY is encoded by the coding sequence ATGCATAAGAGTGAAAACCAGAGGCCTGATGGCGTCGATGGTGGTACGGATATTGCCAATGGTGATGCTGCGATTGGAAGGTCGCAAGACACCCTGAGCTGGGGACAGGAATTCAAGGCAACCTTCATGCTTGCCTTGCCTTTGGTGCTGACCCAGTTAGCCCAAATGGCCTATTTTACGACTGATGTGATCATGATGGGATGGCTCGGAAAAGATGCTCTGGCTGCCGGATCACTTGCGACGGCCCTGCTTCATCCAATCCAGCTTTTCGGGATTGGCGCGCTAACAGCTGTCGCGCCCATGGCGGCGCAGGCCATAGGTGCCAAGGACTATACCTCGGTGCGCAGAACAGCCCGTCAAGGGCTGTGGCTCACCATCATTCTCGGCGCTTTACTCATTTTCTTGCTGTTTCAAAGTGAATGGATTTTTGCTCAAGTGGGGCAGGAAAAAGAGATCTATCTCCAATCCTCGTCCTATCTTTATTATGCGTCCTGGAGCCTGTTTCCCGCTCTGGGAATTGTAGCTTTGCGTGGTATGGTCAACGCCCATAGCGAAGCAGCCATCATTCTCTGGATCACTATCACCGGCATATTCATAAATGCTTTGGGCAATTATGCGCTGATGTTCGGCAATTTTGGTTTCCCCAAGCTGGAGTTGGTCGGAGCCGGGATATCTACCTCCTTCGTAAATCTTGTGGGTTTCACGCTGTTGATCAGCTATGTCGCTGTCAGCAAGACCTATAGTTCTTATAATCTCTTCACGAATTTTTGGCGTCCCGATTGGCCACGCTTCATGGAGCTGTTGAGGGTTGGTGTGCCGATTGGTTTGATGATTACCACCGAAGTAGGCATGTTCTCTGCTGCGACCGCATTGATGGGGTGGTTGGGGCAGGACGCTCTTGCGGCTCACGCGGTGGCCCTGCAATGTGCAGCGATTGCCTTCATGGTGCCTTTGGGACTTTCACAAGCCACAACCATTCGTGTAGGTCTTGCTCAAGGAAGTCATAATCCTTTGGGCGTGAAGAGAGCTGGGTGGATTTCCATCGTTGCTGGAACTGGCTTCATGCTCTTCACCGGTGCACTCTTCATTGTCATGCCGGAAACCTTGATTGGCTTCTATATTGATAAGAGCAATCCTGCCAACACCATTCCTTTTGCTCTGGCTGTCAGCTATCTAGCTGTTGCAGCTCTATTTCAATTGGTGGATGGGGCGCAGGCCATGTCGGCAGCTGCACTGCGTGGTCTTGGTGACACCAAGGTACCCATGATCGTCGGGATCATCGGTTATTGGGGATGTGGCATGGCCACCAGCTATTATCTTGGCTTTGTATTGGATTGGCAGGGCGTTGGGATCTGGGTTGGCTTGGCGGTCGGGCTGGCCTTTGTCGCTGTGGTGCTTACCTCTCGCTTCGCCTTGCGAGAGCGCTATGGTCTTCTGCGATATTGA
- a CDS encoding MaoC family dehydratase, translated as MTAPLSGVEARTVYYEDMSVGQTERFTHCVTDADIAAFAAVSGDYNPIHIDKEYGANSQFGSCIAHGLYTASLFSAILGMRLPGPGAIYIGQTLNFKAPVKPNDELTIEVKVEEKIDRGRRVRLACVARVGETVVLEGEAQVKAVKKPAE; from the coding sequence ATGACAGCTCCTTTGAGCGGCGTAGAAGCCCGCACCGTCTATTATGAGGATATGAGCGTCGGCCAAACCGAGAGATTTACTCATTGCGTAACAGATGCTGACATCGCAGCTTTCGCTGCAGTTTCCGGAGACTATAACCCCATTCACATAGATAAGGAGTATGGCGCAAACAGCCAATTTGGCTCTTGTATTGCCCATGGCCTTTATACCGCCAGCCTGTTTTCTGCCATATTGGGAATGCGCTTACCGGGACCCGGTGCCATCTATATTGGCCAGACACTGAATTTCAAGGCGCCGGTCAAACCAAACGATGAGCTGACAATCGAAGTCAAAGTGGAAGAGAAGATAGATCGGGGCCGCCGGGTACGTTTGGCATGTGTGGCTCGTGTAGGCGAAACCGTTGTATTAGAGGGTGAAGCTCAGGTGAAGGCAGTCAAAAAACCTGCTGAGTGA
- a CDS encoding porin, whose protein sequence is MNIKSLILGSAAALVAGGAAQAADLPVAEPVDYVKVCNAYGAGYHFIPGTDTCLKVSGYVRAEFRFNERKGGHTNNLPDNNDRADNKTNIYAKASLEFTAKEETELGTLVAYMRLEGATDTGTSGSNLTANDGFNKYYLSIGGLYAGLTDSAANITSTDVGMYGSTIGDHDTGAIGYNMDLGNGVTATLALENSQRAAIAGLAGATYAGQTLPDVVAALSVAQGWGSAKIGGAIHTINYDGVAVSQDNDIGYYVGAGVSFNLDMLSAGSSIGFSAGYGKGAMGFVGGTNDATWNGTDFKLNSAYKLGVALKYAWASNFNTVLTGSYLSYNDNASTADYKSWDAGFMAEYLPVNNLIVRAGVKYSKTNWSSAANAAGRQDVGTWEGKLRLQRNF, encoded by the coding sequence ATGAACATCAAGAGCCTTATCCTTGGTTCCGCAGCTGCTCTGGTTGCCGGTGGTGCTGCTCAGGCAGCTGATCTGCCAGTAGCTGAGCCAGTAGATTACGTTAAAGTATGTAACGCTTATGGCGCTGGTTATCACTTCATCCCAGGTACCGATACCTGCCTGAAAGTTTCCGGTTACGTACGTGCTGAATTCCGCTTCAACGAGCGTAAAGGTGGTCATACCAACAATCTTCCAGATAACAATGACCGTGCTGACAACAAAACCAACATCTATGCAAAAGCTTCTTTGGAATTCACTGCTAAAGAAGAGACAGAGTTGGGCACTTTGGTTGCTTACATGCGTCTTGAAGGTGCTACCGACACCGGTACTTCTGGAAGCAACCTGACTGCAAATGACGGTTTCAACAAATACTATCTGTCTATCGGCGGTCTGTATGCTGGTCTGACCGATTCTGCTGCTAACATCACTTCAACCGACGTTGGCATGTATGGTTCCACCATTGGTGACCATGACACCGGCGCTATCGGCTACAACATGGATCTTGGCAATGGCGTAACTGCTACCCTTGCTCTGGAAAACAGCCAGCGTGCTGCTATTGCTGGTCTTGCTGGTGCAACATATGCAGGTCAAACTCTTCCTGATGTAGTAGCTGCTCTGTCTGTTGCTCAGGGTTGGGGTTCTGCTAAAATTGGTGGTGCCATCCACACCATCAATTATGACGGCGTAGCTGTCTCTCAGGACAATGACATCGGCTACTATGTAGGCGCTGGCGTTAGCTTCAACCTGGATATGCTGTCTGCTGGTTCTTCCATCGGCTTCTCCGCTGGTTACGGCAAAGGCGCAATGGGCTTCGTTGGTGGCACCAATGACGCTACCTGGAACGGTACTGACTTCAAGCTGAACTCTGCTTACAAGCTTGGCGTTGCTCTGAAATATGCTTGGGCATCTAACTTCAACACCGTTCTGACCGGTTCTTACCTCAGCTACAATGACAATGCTAGCACCGCTGACTACAAGTCTTGGGATGCTGGTTTCATGGCTGAATATCTGCCAGTGAACAACCTGATCGTTCGTGCTGGTGTTAAATACAGCAAAACCAACTGGTCTTCCGCAGCAAATGCTGCTGGTCGTCAAGACGTTGGCACTTGGGAAGGCAAACTGCGTCTGCAGCGTAACTTCTAA
- a CDS encoding DUF3179 domain-containing protein, with the protein MKVLSSTLFALLFSLVSISVVTANPARWTLEGWKTDFEKSSISFSEILSGGPPKDGIPSIDSPKFQPASSIKTLGDRDPVIRLDIKGDIRAYPLQVLTWHEIVNDVVGGVPVAVTYCPLCNASIAFERKIDDQILEFGTTGKLRNSDLVMYDRQTESWWQQFTGEAIVGSLQGTELTMIPVRVTSFSDFKTELPNGKVLVPNQPSARPYGRNPYVKYDSRNTPYPLFTGDLPENINPMARVVVFASGGKRQAVMLAKIRQTGSLKIGDISLNWEKGVASALDSADISNSRDIGGVRVTREKGGKAEDLVHDVTFAFVFYAFHPDGQLLQ; encoded by the coding sequence ATGAAAGTGCTATCCTCAACACTCTTTGCTCTCCTGTTTTCCCTTGTCAGCATTTCAGTGGTCACAGCCAATCCAGCTCGCTGGACACTTGAAGGCTGGAAAACCGACTTTGAAAAAAGCAGCATCTCCTTTTCAGAAATCCTTTCTGGCGGTCCTCCAAAAGACGGCATCCCATCCATCGACTCCCCGAAATTCCAGCCCGCTTCATCCATCAAGACACTTGGCGATCGCGACCCTGTGATCAGACTGGACATCAAGGGTGATATCCGAGCCTATCCGTTGCAGGTGCTAACATGGCATGAGATCGTCAATGATGTGGTGGGTGGCGTTCCTGTTGCCGTGACCTACTGCCCGCTTTGCAACGCTTCCATCGCCTTTGAACGCAAAATTGACGACCAAATTCTGGAATTTGGCACCACAGGCAAGTTACGCAACTCAGATCTCGTTATGTATGACCGCCAGACAGAGAGCTGGTGGCAGCAATTCACGGGAGAAGCAATCGTTGGGAGCTTGCAAGGCACAGAATTGACCATGATACCGGTTCGTGTCACCAGCTTCTCCGATTTCAAGACGGAGCTACCAAACGGCAAAGTTCTGGTTCCTAATCAACCATCAGCTCGACCCTATGGTAGAAATCCATACGTCAAATACGATAGTCGTAACACCCCATATCCCCTGTTTACCGGAGACTTGCCAGAAAATATCAATCCCATGGCACGGGTGGTTGTATTTGCAAGTGGGGGCAAGCGCCAAGCCGTCATGTTGGCCAAAATTCGCCAAACAGGAAGCCTGAAAATCGGAGATATTTCCCTGAATTGGGAAAAAGGTGTGGCCTCAGCTCTGGATAGTGCTGATATCTCCAACTCTCGCGATATTGGTGGTGTTCGAGTAACTCGTGAGAAAGGCGGCAAAGCTGAAGATCTTGTCCATGATGTCACCTTTGCCTTTGTTTTCTATGCTTTCCACCCAGACGGACAGCTTCTGCAATAG
- a CDS encoding bifunctional riboflavin kinase/FAD synthetase: protein MASAHTFVDLKQPVFPLPDSVRGGVVAIGNFDGMHKGHQAVLEDALVEARKLGVKAIMLTFEPHPRSVFRPDNPVFRLTPHDEKALLAEALGFDGMISLHFTKEFASQSAESFIEDMLIKALDAREVISGYDFHFGKDRKGSPDFLREQGHKHGFGVKIVDMKADRTGDAVSSTRIRQALEDGATHPANRLLGYRYFFTSTVVHGEKNGRKLGYPTANLKLADNSRLKEGVYAVRLMRSNGQVHDGVASYGRRPTFDNGAPIFEVHVFDFEDDLYDESVRVALYHYLRGEEKFDSLDTLILQMDEDSAQARAILSDAAALSPLETTLWGGISND, encoded by the coding sequence ATGGCGTCTGCCCACACGTTTGTCGATTTGAAACAGCCTGTTTTCCCCTTACCTGACTCGGTCCGTGGTGGCGTGGTGGCTATCGGCAATTTTGATGGCATGCATAAAGGGCATCAGGCGGTTCTGGAAGATGCCCTGGTAGAAGCGCGCAAGTTGGGCGTCAAGGCAATCATGCTGACATTTGAACCCCATCCACGCAGTGTTTTTCGCCCCGACAATCCGGTTTTTCGACTGACACCTCATGATGAGAAAGCTTTGCTGGCCGAAGCTTTGGGTTTCGACGGCATGATTTCGCTTCATTTTACCAAAGAGTTTGCCAGCCAATCAGCAGAGTCTTTTATTGAAGATATGTTGATCAAGGCGCTAGACGCCCGTGAAGTCATTTCCGGTTACGACTTTCACTTTGGCAAAGATCGTAAAGGAAGCCCGGATTTTCTGCGTGAGCAGGGACATAAGCACGGCTTTGGCGTCAAGATCGTTGATATGAAGGCTGACCGCACCGGCGATGCTGTTTCCTCCACACGCATTCGTCAAGCCCTGGAAGATGGAGCAACCCATCCGGCCAACCGATTGTTGGGTTATCGCTATTTCTTTACCTCCACCGTTGTTCATGGAGAAAAGAATGGCCGCAAACTGGGGTATCCGACTGCCAATCTGAAACTGGCGGACAATAGTCGTCTTAAAGAAGGTGTCTATGCGGTACGTTTGATGCGATCCAATGGCCAAGTTCACGACGGAGTTGCCAGTTATGGTCGACGTCCGACCTTTGACAATGGCGCTCCAATCTTCGAAGTTCATGTCTTTGATTTTGAAGATGATCTTTATGATGAAAGCGTTCGTGTTGCACTGTATCACTATCTGCGTGGGGAAGAAAAATTCGACAGTCTGGATACGCTGATCCTGCAGATGGATGAAGATAGTGCGCAAGCTAGAGCCATTCTGTCTGATGCGGCAGCTCTTAGTCCTTTGGAAACAACCTTATGGGGTGGGATCTCAAACGATTGA
- the ileS gene encoding isoleucine--tRNA ligase, with the protein MTESRDYSQTLFLPKTDFPMRAGLPKNEPKILARWEEQNLYQSLRERSKGREKYVLHDGPPYANGHLHIGHALNKVLKDIITRSFQMRGYDSNYVPGWDCHGLPIEWKIEEKYRKKGKNKDTVPVNEFRQECRDFASEWIGIQAGEFKRLGVVGDFVNPYKTMTFDAEARIAGELMKFAMSGQLFQGSKPVMWSIVEKTALAEAEVEYQDHTSHTIWVKFPISALHGTVAEDQTDMLLDADVVIWTTTPWTIPGNRAVCFSNAISYGLYEITAAADDNWGKVGDKLVLADALAESVFAAARVEGYERKFDVDPSVISECEHPFRGIDGTDGYFDFDVPLIDGDHVTDDAGTGFVHTAPGHGADDYEVFVANRERFADCGTPEVPHTVAEDGSYYPHVPLFQGQYILNRKGGEGTTNPAVIDKLVEVGALLARGKIKHSYPHSWRSKAPLIFRNTPQWFIAMDRDIDGQGDTLRCRALKAIDETRFVPDSGQTRLRSMIETRPDWVISRQRAWGVPITIFIKKDDPAVVLQDSSVNDRIFDAFRAEGADAWFADGAKERFLSPDYDPSEWEKIDDILDVWFDSGSTHAFCLEQRDDLKWPADLYLEGSDQHRGWFHSSLLESCGTRGRAPYDAVLTHGFTMAEDGRKMSKSLGNTIAPQDVIKQYGADILRLWVASSDYSDDQRIGPEILKTNADAYRKLRNTIRWMLGSLAHYDGTEVAVSEMPELERLMLHRLYELDAMVRSAYDTFDFKKITSELNYFMGIELSAFYFDIRKDALYCDGPSSARRKAALYVIHELFMHLTAWLAPVMPFTMEETWLSRFPSDGDSVHFRQFPQVSSDWKDQELADKWAKVRELRRVVTGALEIERREKRIGSSLEAAPKVYVTNDELLGAMDGIDLADLSITSQAELINAPAPEGAFTLDDVDGVGVIPALAEGQKCQRSWKILPEVGQDSDYPDLSLRDAAAMRELDTQ; encoded by the coding sequence ATGACGGAAAGCCGCGATTATTCCCAAACGCTGTTTTTGCCAAAAACCGATTTCCCCATGCGTGCAGGACTGCCAAAGAATGAGCCCAAAATTCTGGCTCGTTGGGAAGAGCAGAATCTTTATCAATCCTTGCGTGAACGCTCCAAGGGTCGCGAAAAGTATGTGCTGCATGATGGCCCTCCCTACGCCAATGGCCATCTGCATATCGGTCATGCTCTCAACAAGGTTCTGAAAGACATCATTACCCGCTCTTTTCAGATGCGGGGCTACGATTCCAACTATGTCCCTGGCTGGGACTGTCATGGCTTGCCAATCGAATGGAAAATCGAAGAAAAGTACCGTAAGAAGGGCAAGAATAAGGATACCGTTCCAGTCAATGAATTTCGTCAGGAATGTCGTGACTTTGCATCCGAATGGATCGGCATTCAAGCCGGTGAGTTCAAGCGTCTTGGTGTGGTTGGCGATTTCGTCAATCCCTATAAGACCATGACCTTTGATGCAGAAGCACGCATTGCTGGCGAGTTGATGAAATTTGCCATGTCCGGCCAACTCTTCCAGGGCTCCAAGCCGGTCATGTGGTCAATTGTCGAAAAAACCGCTCTGGCTGAAGCCGAAGTGGAATATCAGGATCATACCTCTCACACCATCTGGGTGAAGTTTCCCATCTCTGCCCTTCATGGCACTGTTGCTGAAGATCAGACAGATATGTTGCTTGATGCAGATGTTGTGATCTGGACCACCACCCCTTGGACCATTCCCGGCAACCGTGCAGTTTGTTTCTCCAATGCCATCTCTTATGGCCTGTATGAGATCACGGCCGCTGCTGATGACAATTGGGGCAAAGTTGGTGACAAGCTGGTGCTGGCTGACGCCTTGGCTGAAAGCGTCTTTGCTGCGGCCCGCGTAGAGGGTTATGAGCGCAAGTTCGATGTTGATCCGTCAGTCATCTCGGAATGCGAACACCCGTTCCGCGGTATCGACGGCACCGATGGTTACTTCGACTTTGACGTGCCATTGATTGATGGCGACCATGTGACCGATGATGCCGGTACCGGTTTCGTTCATACCGCTCCGGGCCATGGTGCCGATGACTATGAAGTTTTCGTTGCCAATCGCGAGCGATTTGCAGACTGTGGCACGCCGGAAGTTCCTCATACTGTGGCGGAGGATGGCTCCTATTATCCGCATGTGCCTTTGTTTCAGGGGCAATATATTCTCAATCGCAAAGGCGGCGAAGGCACCACCAATCCTGCTGTTATCGATAAGCTGGTCGAAGTTGGTGCCCTGCTTGCACGAGGCAAGATCAAACACAGCTATCCCCATAGCTGGCGTTCCAAGGCACCACTGATCTTCCGTAATACGCCACAATGGTTCATCGCCATGGATCGCGATATAGATGGCCAGGGTGATACCTTGCGTTGTCGCGCCCTAAAAGCAATTGACGAGACCCGTTTTGTTCCTGACAGCGGCCAAACCCGCCTGCGCTCCATGATCGAAACCCGCCCGGACTGGGTGATTTCTCGTCAACGCGCCTGGGGTGTGCCTATCACCATTTTCATCAAGAAAGATGATCCGGCGGTTGTTCTTCAGGATAGCTCGGTCAATGACCGTATTTTTGACGCTTTCCGTGCTGAAGGCGCTGATGCTTGGTTTGCAGACGGTGCGAAAGAGCGCTTCCTCTCACCTGATTATGATCCGTCTGAATGGGAAAAAATCGACGATATTCTTGATGTCTGGTTTGATTCCGGATCCACCCATGCTTTTTGTCTGGAACAACGCGATGACCTGAAATGGCCAGCCGATCTTTATCTGGAAGGTTCTGACCAGCATCGCGGCTGGTTCCATTCCTCTTTGCTCGAGAGCTGCGGCACTCGTGGCCGTGCACCATATGATGCCGTCTTGACCCATGGTTTCACCATGGCTGAAGATGGCCGCAAGATGTCCAAGTCTCTTGGCAACACGATCGCACCGCAAGATGTGATCAAGCAATATGGTGCGGATATCTTACGTCTGTGGGTGGCCTCTTCCGATTATAGCGACGACCAGCGCATTGGGCCGGAAATTTTGAAAACCAATGCTGATGCCTATCGCAAGCTTCGCAACACCATCCGTTGGATGTTGGGCTCTTTGGCTCATTATGATGGAACAGAAGTAGCTGTCTCTGAAATGCCGGAGCTGGAACGCTTGATGCTGCACCGTCTTTATGAGCTGGATGCGATGGTTCGCTCCGCTTATGACACCTTTGATTTCAAGAAAATCACGTCTGAGCTGAACTATTTCATGGGCATTGAGCTATCGGCCTTCTATTTCGATATTCGTAAGGATGCTCTTTATTGCGATGGTCCAAGCTCCGCACGTCGTAAAGCAGCGCTTTATGTCATCCATGAATTATTCATGCACCTCACTGCCTGGCTTGCTCCTGTCATGCCGTTCACTATGGAAGAGACATGGTTGTCCCGCTTCCCGTCTGACGGAGATTCGGTCCATTTCCGGCAATTCCCTCAAGTTTCATCTGACTGGAAAGATCAGGAACTGGCTGACAAGTGGGCCAAGGTACGTGAACTTCGTCGGGTCGTAACCGGAGCTCTGGAAATCGAACGTCGCGAGAAACGTATTGGTTCCTCTCTTGAGGCCGCGCCGAAGGTTTATGTCACCAATGATGAATTGCTGGGTGCCATGGACGGGATTGATCTTGCTGATCTATCCATCACATCACAGGCGGAGTTGATCAATGCCCCTGCTCCGGAAGGAGCATTCACCCTGGATGATGTTGACGGGGTCGGTGTGATTCCTGCTCTTGCAGAAGGCCAGAAATGCCAACGTTCCTGGAAAATTTTGCCAGAGGTCGGACAGGATAGCGATTATCCTGATCTTTCCTTGCGCGATGCTGCCGCCATGCGTGAGCTGGACACACAATAA